In Parasteatoda tepidariorum isolate YZ-2023 unplaced genomic scaffold, CAS_Ptep_4.0 HiC_scaffold_899, whole genome shotgun sequence, the following proteins share a genomic window:
- the LOC107454308 gene encoding uncharacterized protein yields MIRVKTRITERIDTPYFKSPIILPEKCIFTQRLIEYYHCVNYHAGTQILLSIIREKFWIVRGRKAIRNIVKSCIKCKRYTAKVHFTEPVSLPEDRVKDAYVFEVVGVDLAGLLYIKKGSKTWVVLFTCAIYHAVHLELVTSLSTDSFLLAFRRFVARRGRPRKMYSDNGTNFKGAYNDLNEIDWDKVLREAELHHINWKFNPPSAAWWGGFWERLIRTLKDLLKRTLGGAVLTYEELQTVLCDIKSIMNSRPLTYLSEDSTDLKPLTPAMFLLDNSETKVIDIDMVDAQHCRKRIRYRIQLIESLRKRFRKEYLGQLILKQNLKGKNIDISVGEVVLIGDDFKKRLNWPLARVIELIPGKDGKVRTKRAKTPISLAANQNMKDQNADKMLPSVPADVKPEQSSAQVTRYGRSIK; encoded by the exons ATGATCAGAGTTAAAACTCGCATAACTGAAAGAATCGACACCCCTTATTTTAAATCTCCTATAATTTTGCCTGAAAAGTGTATTTTTACACAGAGATTAATCGAGTATTATCATTGTGTTAACTATCATGCTGGTACTCAAATATTGTTGAGCATCATTCGCGAAAAATTTTGGATTGTGAGAGGTAGAAAAGCAATTCGCAATATTGTAAAGAGCTGTATAAAGTGCAAAAGGTATACCGCTAAAGTTCATTTCACCGAGCCTGTTTCTCTTCCCGAGGACCGTGTGAAGGATGCATATGTTTTTGAGGTTGTAGGAGTGGATCTTGCGGGACTCCTCTACATCAAGAAAGGTAGCAAAACATGGGTTGTTTTGTTTACTTGCGCAATATACCACGCTGTCCACTTGGAGTTAGTGACCTCTTTAAGTACAGATTCATTTCTTTTGGCTTTTCGACGTTTTGTCGCCAGAAGAGGTCGTCCCAGAAAAATGTATTCAGACAATGGCACTAACTTCAAGGGGGCATACAatgatttgaatgaaattgattGGGATAAAGTTTTGAGAGAGGCAGAGTTACACCATATAAACTGGAAATTTAACCCTCCGTCAGCAGCCTGGTGGGGAGGTTTTTGGGAACGGCTGATTCGGACACTTAAAGATCTTTTGAAACGCACGCTAGGAGGAGCTGTTTTGACCTATGAAGAGTTGCAAACGGTATTATGCGACATCAAGTCTATTATGAACTCTAGACCGCTCACCTATCTGTCCGAAGACTCAACCGATTTAAAACCTCTTACACCAGCTATGTTTCTTTTAGATAACTCAGAAACTAAAGTAATTGATATCGATATGGTCGATGCTCAGCATTGTCGCAAGCGAATTCGATATAGAATTCAGCTTATAGAATCCTTAAGAAAACGTTTCCGAAAGGAGTACTTGGGAcagttgattttaaaacaaaatttaaagggcaaaaatattgatatttcggTTGGTGAGGTCGTTCTCATTGGCGATGACTTTAAGAAGCGTTTGAATTGGCCATTAGCCAGGGTGATAGAGCTTATCCCTGGTAAAGATGGGAAAGTTCGAACT AAAAGGGCCAAAACACCCATTTCTTTAGCAGCTAATCAGAATATGAAAGACCAAAATGCTGATAAGATGTTGCCTTCTGTTCCTGCTGATGTAAAACCTGAACAGTCTTCTGCCCAAGTTACCCGCTATGGACGTTCGATTAAA
- the LOC139424906 gene encoding uncharacterized protein has translation MIKVYNLENTFCLKLEVLSKEKICGFVPRTNDAFTLKELQQRNIDNHDVNFNDSAIDLLLGADITSKLFTGKSIALKSGLMIVQTKLGNTLTDKINNVYADINNGGSISVDSNCILCDNVCVLHSVTLNVNKLWDLDVICIRDPYDNSKQRVMFSEAIEQYKDNNLTILPNGRYELLLPFKSETTLLDNKQLTLKRHLNMCKRSLANGYLNDYINVFKNWPEINIIEKVPESEINEPCHYLPHRPVIKQSSETFKLRPVFDASAKQCN, from the coding sequence AtgattaaagtttataatttggaaaacactttttgtttaaaactagaAGTCCTCTCTAAAGAGAAAATTTGTGGTTTTGTTCCTAGAACTAACGATGCTTTTACTCTAAAAGAATTGCAACAAAGAAACATAGATAATCACgatgttaattttaatgattctgCAATAGATCTGCTTCTTGGAGCAGACATTACATCTAAATTGTTTACTGGTAAATCAATAGCATTAAAATCAGGTTTAATGATTGTTCAGACAAAACTTGGTAATACTCttactgataaaataaataatgtttatgcaGATATAAATAATGGTGGGTCAATATCTGTTGATTCCAATTGTATCCTATGTGATAATGTATGTGTATTGCATTCAGtaactttaaatgtaaataagctTTGGGATCTCGATGTAATATGTATCAGAGACCCATATGATAATTCGAAACAGAGAGTAATGTTTTCGGAAGCTATTGAGCAGTATAAAGATAACAACTTAACTATTCTTCCGAATGGAAGATATGAACTTTTACTTCCATTTAAAAGTGAAACTACTTTGCTTGATAACAAACAGTTAACTTTAAAGCGTCACTTGAATATGTGTAAACGCTCTTTAGCAAATGGTTATTTGAATGAttatatcaatgtttttaaaaactggccggagataaatattatagaaaaggttcctgaaagtgaaattaatgaACCTTGCCATTATTTGCCCCATCGTCCTGTCATCAAACAATCGAGCGAGACATTTAAATTGCGTCCAGTATTTGATGCCTCAGCCAAACAGTGCAATTAA
- the LOC139424907 gene encoding uncharacterized protein translates to MAKNYDKAIEQLKERFGRTDLLVQVYVRDLLSLVMKNAISGRSKTDLPALYDELEGKIRALESLGRTQSNYGDFLMPLVESSLPETVLIAYERSRSSDQGERSLQKLMNFLQQEVKGEELVVLARAGFGTSTKMKEPVAEKMDLSTTAALVSTTHVNTGKINFICLFCGKKHLSQDCYFARKLSLEERRKVIYNKKACVSCLKLGHTARTCRMKIRCIICNKNHFILMCPDREMKNNEPKTEEVSSLANSSAPDYDFKTVFLMTLIVKVKNKKSECNIRAILDTGS, encoded by the coding sequence ATGGCTAAGAACTATGATAAAGCCATTGAACAATTAAAAGAGCGTTTCGGACGGACAGATTTACTTGTGCAAGTTTATGTGCGGGACTTATTATCACTTGTAATGAAAAATGCTATATCTGGTCGATCCAAAACTGATTTACCTGCACTGTATGATGAATTGGAAGGAAAGATACGGGCCTTGGAAAGCTTAGGGCGTACACAGAGCAATTACGGAGATTTTCTAATGCCACTAGTAGAATCTTCTTTACCGGAGACTGTCTTGATTGCATACGAAAGAAGTCGTTCTTCTGACCAAGGGGAAAGatctttgcaaaaattaatgaactttttaCAGCAAGAGGTGAAGGGTGAGGAGCTTGTCGTCCTCGCTCGGGCTGGATTTGGAACTTCTACTAAGATGAAAGAGCCTGTTGCAGAGAAAATGGATTTATCTACCACAGCTGCATTGGTAAGCACTACGCATGTTAATACAGGTAAGATCAATTTTATCTGTCTCTTTTGCGGGAAAAAGCACCTTTCCCAAGATTGCTATTTTGCTCGAAAGCTAAGTTTAGAAGAAAGGAGAAAGgtaatttacaacaaaaaagcTTGCGTCTCCTGTCTTAAATTGGGACATACTGCTCGTACATGTAGGATGAAGATTAGatgcattatttgtaataaaaatcattttattttgatgtgtCCTGATCGAGAAATGAAGAACAATGAACCTAAAACTGAGGAAGTGTCATCTTTAGCCAATAGCAGTGCCCctgattatgattttaaaactgtttttcttatgACTCTaatagtaaaagttaaaaataagaaaagtgagTGTAATATACGGGCCATTTTAGATACTGGCTCGTAG